One genomic region from Candidatus Nitrosopumilus koreensis AR1 encodes:
- a CDS encoding ABC transporter permease, producing the protein MNTLMYDTYTIFWRELKRYKKSRSGVLIRLIQPAIWIIVIGNTFSGTQPLIQSVGFEGEYIEFMAPGVIILTAIFTSIFGGVNTLWDRRYGFMNKALTSPISRSAVALGKMSAISLIAALQASLILGIALAIGVTFPNPIMIAPIMAIVILFSLGFSGISVIVAATAKSQETFWGVINFLGMPLFMLSPALFPLELLPDWLATIAKLNPVTYTVLLVREMMTGVSEGGVSVLLSLGIIVVFVLVMVGLASYVFTREVNKPF; encoded by the coding sequence ATGAATACTTTGATGTATGATACTTATACAATTTTTTGGAGGGAACTAAAGAGATACAAAAAATCCCGTAGTGGTGTTTTGATTAGACTAATACAACCCGCAATTTGGATTATCGTTATTGGAAACACATTCTCAGGTACTCAACCATTAATTCAATCAGTTGGATTTGAAGGTGAATATATTGAGTTTATGGCACCTGGTGTCATTATTCTTACTGCAATTTTTACAAGCATTTTTGGTGGTGTCAATACTTTGTGGGATCGGCGTTATGGTTTTATGAACAAAGCTCTAACATCTCCGATTTCTCGTTCTGCTGTTGCACTTGGGAAGATGTCTGCAATATCTTTGATTGCAGCACTGCAGGCAAGTTTGATTTTAGGAATTGCATTGGCAATAGGTGTTACATTTCCAAATCCAATAATGATTGCGCCAATAATGGCAATTGTAATTTTATTTTCTCTAGGATTTTCAGGAATATCTGTGATTGTTGCAGCTACAGCAAAGTCACAAGAAACTTTCTGGGGTGTGATTAATTTTCTTGGTATGCCATTATTCATGCTGAGTCCTGCATTATTCCCATTAGAGCTCCTTCCTGACTGGCTTGCAACTATCGCAAAACTAAACCCTGTAACCTACACTGTTTTGCTTGTAAGGGAGATGATGACAGGTGTGTCTGAAGGAGGGGTGTCTGTACTACTCAGCCTTGGAATTATAGTTGTCTTTGTATTGGTGATGGTTGGGCTTGCAAGCTATGTGTTTACACGTGAAGTCAACAAACCATTTTGA